Genomic window (Deltaproteobacteria bacterium):
CAGGCTGTCCGCCCGGCGTGTAGCGCACTTCCGGGTCACCGCCCAGATTTCCAATCAGGATGACTTTATTGATGCTCGCCATGTTTTTCGCGGATCGTGGATTGTGAATCGTGAATCGCCGTCTCTTTACGATTCACCATCCACTATCCACCATCCACCGAGATTCCTTCCAGCCTTTTACACACCGCCTGTTTTGTCAATCTTTTTTCCGCTTTGGCGAGAAGTTTGTGTATGGTTGCTTTCATGGCCTGAAAATTTCCAACTGAAGAGCCTCAATCGGCCTGAAATGTTTTCTATTGCCGGTGCAAAGGGGGTAATTAAATTCGATGGCCGCGAAGCGATTTCATTTGATCGGAAACGGACTTCCGGTTTTTTTTCGACATGCCGAAAAAGGGACGGTCTTTGACGAGTTGGTCAAAATAGAGTTTCAGATCCCGAAAAATGCGGTAATGACGGTAATTCCGGGTGACGAGTGGGAATTTTTTCACGACGGCGGTGGCGGCAATCAGGCAATCTTCCTTGCCGGCGGAAGGATGTTTCTGTCTGTGTTCGGAATATTTTTTAAGAATTTCCCGGTTTAAAGGAATGAGACGGTATTTTTTCAGGAAGGAAATGATGTTTTTTCGTTCGGCAAGAGTTAAGCCTTTTTTGGATAGAAGTTCCTTTTTGGTGACAACCGAATAATAAATGCCGAACGCACGATCTTCAAAAAAATCCCTGAAAACACGATGATTGAAATAGTCGATAAAAATGTCGGTATCGACCAAGAGGCTTAGTCTTTTTGCCATTTTTAAAGCTCGGAAAGGAAGTGGCGATCGCTTTTGGAACGGCTTGTTTCTCTGATGGCATTCACGTAGGCAATACTGTCGGAAACCGACTGGAAGCCGTAAGGGTTCAGTTTTTCGCGGACCAGCATTTCGAGCAGTTGAACCGGATACACGTGGAGTTTTTGGGCCTCCTGGTTT
Coding sequences:
- a CDS encoding PIN domain-containing protein is translated as MAKRLSLLVDTDIFIDYFNHRVFRDFFEDRAFGIYYSVVTKKELLSKKGLTLAERKNIISFLKKYRLIPLNREILKKYSEHRQKHPSAGKEDCLIAATAVVKKFPLVTRNYRHYRIFRDLKLYFDQLVKDRPFFGMSKKNRKSVSDQMKSLRGHRI